A segment of the Moorena sp. SIOASIH genome:
CAACCGCTGTCTTAGCGATCACATTGGGAATCTAGTTATCGGCTGGAATGAAGGTCAGAAAAACAAGGCGAATATGGGTAAGCGTGGCAATCAAAAGTTTGTCGCGATACCAACCAAAAGGTTGATAGAAAGGCTGAAACAGCTTTGCCTTGAATATGGGATTAACTTAATAGTCACAGAAGAATCTTATACAAGTAAAGCGTCTTTCTTGGATGGTGATTCCTTACCGAAATATGGTGAAAAACCCAAAGGATGGAAGCCCTCAGGTAAAAGAGTCAGACGAGGTCTTTACGAGGTTCCTAACGGAAAGCTGATTAACGCTGATTGTAATGGCGCAGCAAACATTATCAAAAAAGTAACCACACAGCTAATCGACCTAGCCAAGGTGGGTAGGGGAGTTTTGACACTCCCACATCGATACGATCTTTTTAGCTCTCTTAAAAAATCATATCGAATGAGAAGTGAAACCGCACGGGTTTACCCTGCGGTGTAACAACCTCATAGAATCCCCCGTGTTTTAACCGGGGGAGATGTCAAAGCATCCGTGTAGACAAATATATTCAGACCCTAATACCTGTGGACTGGATAGTGCCGACACGACTAGGATCAAGCAGAAGGAACCATGAAGCTGCCCTATTGTTGGCGTTTTTTTGTATTTTGGGATCGAATTGCATCATGGCAGACAAAGAGCATTTAGCTGTGCTCAAACGAGGGATAGATGCCTGGAATCAGTGGCGGAGGGATAATCCTAACCTAGAGCCTGACCTGAGTGAGGCTAACCTCAAAGGGGCTGACCTCAGTAAGGCTGATCTCAGGCGGGTTAACCTGATCAAAGCTGACCTCAATGTGGCTAACCTCAGAGGGGCTAACCTCAGCGAGGCTAATCTGCTTGAGGCTAACCTCTGTTTATCTAACCTGATCAAGGTTAACCTTAACCAGGCTAACCTTTGCAAAGCTAAGCTCCGCTCTGCTAACCTCTACAAGGCTAACCTGATCGAGGCTAACCTTAGCGGCGCTAACCTAATTGAGACTAACCTCTACAAGTCTGACCTTTGCAAAGCTAAGCTCCGCTCTGCTAACCTCTACAAGGCTAACCTCAGTAGAGTTAACCTCAGCAAGACAGACCTTTGTGGGTGTTACCTTGGCAGGGCTAACCTTAGTGGTGCTAACCCCAGTCTGGCTGAGTTTAGAAATGCCGACCTGAGCCAGGCTGACCTTAGAAGTGCCGACCTCAGTTGGGCTGACCTGAGCAAAGCTGACCTGAGCCGAGCTAACCTCAGCAAAGCTGACCTTAGTGGAGCTAACTTCCATAAAGCTGACCTGACCAAGACTGACCTGAGCGGGGCTGACCTGAGCGGGACTGATTTGAGCGAAGCTAACCTCACCAAGGCTGACCTGAGGGAAGCTTACCTGATTAGGACTCAAGCATTAGACTGTAATTTTACTGAAGTAATCTTTACCGGAGCATGCCTGGAAGATTGGAAAATTAATCAGGGCACGAAGCTCAAGCATGTGATTTGTGAGTATGCGTATCTAAAATATGACTATACACAAGACAAAT
Coding sequences within it:
- a CDS encoding pentapeptide repeat-containing protein, which produces MADKEHLAVLKRGIDAWNQWRRDNPNLEPDLSEANLKGADLSKADLRRVNLIKADLNVANLRGANLSEANLLEANLCLSNLIKVNLNQANLCKAKLRSANLYKANLIEANLSGANLIETNLYKSDLCKAKLRSANLYKANLSRVNLSKTDLCGCYLGRANLSGANPSLAEFRNADLSQADLRSADLSWADLSKADLSRANLSKADLSGANFHKADLTKTDLSGADLSGTDLSEANLTKADLREAYLIRTQALDCNFTEVIFTGACLEDWKINQGTKLKHVICEYAYLKYDYTQDKFIERRPKNETQNFAPGDFTCLFQKALETVDLTFSDGIDWKAFLLSFQQLREEYGEEYLSIQAIEKKSSGSFLIRLEVPLDASKAEIEGQAKTLYETKLSTLEGIYRAELKASHDQLASSRQRSANLWEIVKQQANRPII